The Solibacillus sp. FSL R7-0682 genome includes a window with the following:
- the efp gene encoding elongation factor P, which yields MISVNDFRTGLTIIVDGNLFRVLEFQHVKPGKGAAFVRSKLRNLRNGNVTEKTFRAGEKVEKAMIENRKMQYLYAQGDEHVFMDMESYDQTTLAAAQIEDELFYLLENMELHIQSYQGELIGIELPNTVVLEVEETEPGIKGDTASGGSKPAKMQTGLMVNVPFFVNQGDKLIINTTDGSYVSRA from the coding sequence ATGATCTCAGTAAACGATTTCCGTACAGGTTTAACAATTATCGTTGATGGTAACTTATTCCGTGTACTGGAATTCCAACACGTAAAACCAGGTAAAGGTGCAGCATTCGTACGTTCAAAATTACGTAACTTACGTAACGGTAACGTAACTGAAAAAACATTCCGCGCTGGTGAAAAAGTAGAAAAAGCGATGATCGAAAACCGTAAAATGCAATACTTATATGCACAAGGTGACGAGCACGTATTCATGGACATGGAGTCTTATGATCAAACGACTTTAGCAGCTGCTCAAATTGAAGACGAGTTATTCTACTTATTAGAAAACATGGAGCTTCACATCCAATCTTACCAAGGTGAATTAATCGGTATTGAATTACCAAACACAGTTGTTCTGGAAGTAGAAGAAACTGAACCAGGTATTAAAGGTGATACTGCTTCAGGTGGTTCAAAACCAGCAAAAATGCAAACTGGTTTAATGGTAAACGTACCATTCTTCGTAAACCAAGGCGACAAACTAATCATCAACACAACAGATGGTTCTTACGTATCACGTGCGTAA
- a CDS encoding PP2C family protein-serine/threonine phosphatase, with protein MISLLIIRNILLSKKENSQIEIGNAQTIGAREEQDDYFATCETKNGTMAVLADGISGLANGRMASTVAVTTFIEAFSALENLANIQAFFKKTAVKSNQQIVQNLNGSNGGTTLVAVIIDEKGYLHWGAVGDSVITIFRKGEFLPINEKHIFENVLKERYIAGEISQLEIQENPLKKRLINYLGYEGFKKMDIGTTPIQLFSGDKICLFSDGIYDALTEVELEQLLSRQAAPYDIANNIIHVIEKKHLKNQDNATIVILEKL; from the coding sequence ATGATCTCCCTTTTAATTATTCGAAATATTCTTTTGAGTAAAAAAGAGAATAGTCAAATAGAGATAGGAAATGCACAAACGATCGGAGCTCGAGAAGAACAAGATGATTATTTTGCAACATGTGAAACAAAAAATGGGACGATGGCTGTATTAGCAGATGGAATTAGTGGCTTAGCGAATGGTCGCATGGCAAGTACAGTGGCGGTTACTACGTTTATAGAAGCCTTTAGCGCATTGGAGAATCTTGCAAATATACAAGCATTTTTTAAAAAAACAGCCGTAAAGAGTAATCAACAAATTGTCCAAAATTTAAACGGTTCTAATGGTGGTACAACATTAGTAGCCGTAATTATTGATGAAAAAGGTTATCTTCATTGGGGAGCTGTTGGAGATAGTGTCATTACGATATTCCGTAAAGGCGAATTTCTTCCTATTAATGAAAAGCATATTTTTGAAAATGTGTTAAAAGAGCGCTACATTGCAGGAGAAATTTCGCAATTAGAAATACAAGAAAATCCTTTAAAAAAGAGATTGATTAACTATTTAGGTTACGAAGGGTTTAAAAAAATGGATATAGGTACAACGCCTATCCAATTGTTTTCGGGAGATAAAATATGTCTCTTTAGTGATGGAATATATGATGCGTTAACAGAGGTAGAATTGGAGCAATTACTTTCTCGACAGGCTGCGCCTTATGATATTGCCAATAACATTATTCATGTTATTGAAAAAAAGCATTTAAAAAATCAAGATAATGCAACTATCGTTATACTCGAAAAACTGTGA
- a CDS encoding M24 family metallopeptidase: protein MKLTKLRQALIDNNVDALLITNGYNRRYMTGFTGTAGVAIVSQHDAVFITDFRYTEQASVQVKDFRIEQHTGTIFEEVANQVALMGIKTLGFEKDAMHYGMYEVYKAAVKADFVPLSGLIEKIRLIKTEEEINIIKVACEIADNAFTHILDFIKPGVSELDVSNELEFFMRKQGATSSSFDIIVASGLRSALPHGVATDKIIESGDFVTLDFGAYYNGYISDITRTIAVGQPSEKLVEMYNAVLESQVLALDKVGPGMTGIEADAVARDYLKSKGLGEAFGHSTGHGIGLEVHEGPGLSFRSETVLEPNMVVTIEPGVYIPGIGGVRIEDDILITDTGNEVLTHSSKQLIIL, encoded by the coding sequence ATGAAACTAACAAAATTACGTCAAGCTTTAATCGACAATAATGTCGATGCATTATTAATTACAAATGGGTACAACCGTCGATATATGACAGGTTTTACTGGTACAGCTGGTGTAGCAATTGTATCCCAACATGATGCAGTGTTTATTACAGACTTCCGTTATACAGAGCAAGCATCTGTACAAGTAAAGGATTTCCGTATTGAACAACATACTGGCACAATTTTTGAAGAAGTTGCAAATCAAGTTGCATTAATGGGCATAAAGACGTTAGGTTTTGAAAAAGATGCTATGCACTACGGTATGTATGAAGTATACAAAGCGGCAGTAAAAGCAGATTTTGTTCCACTTTCAGGTTTAATTGAAAAAATTCGCTTGATTAAGACAGAAGAAGAGATTAATATTATTAAGGTTGCATGTGAAATTGCAGACAATGCATTTACACATATTTTAGATTTTATTAAGCCTGGCGTATCAGAGCTTGATGTCTCGAATGAACTAGAATTTTTCATGCGTAAACAAGGTGCTACAAGCTCATCTTTTGATATTATCGTTGCCAGTGGTTTACGTTCAGCGTTACCACATGGTGTTGCGACGGATAAAATCATCGAGTCAGGTGATTTTGTAACACTTGATTTTGGTGCATACTATAATGGCTACATTTCAGATATTACGCGTACAATAGCGGTAGGGCAACCTTCCGAAAAGTTAGTAGAAATGTACAACGCGGTGCTAGAATCACAAGTTTTAGCACTTGATAAAGTTGGTCCAGGCATGACAGGTATTGAGGCAGATGCTGTCGCACGCGATTACTTAAAATCGAAGGGCTTAGGCGAAGCATTTGGGCATTCAACTGGTCATGGTATCGGTTTAGAAGTGCATGAAGGCCCTGGTCTTTCTTTCCGTTCTGAAACGGTGTTAGAGCCAAACATGGTTGTAACAATTGAGCCAGGTGTATACATTCCTGGAATCGGTGGTGTCCGAATCGAGGATGATATTTTAATTACTGATACGGGTAATGAAGTACTAACACATTCGAGCAAACAATTAATTATTTTATAA
- a CDS encoding membrane-associated protease 1, protein MGFVLKVEGSEAIELGLDSIVAVEYETDTPNDSNARSTDVGATLKIKGKILTATDGDNADDTMKLALWSLVPAEKADCYRKVTLEVISADQVVRKINFPNAFVVDYTERFGDTEGIGEFFLFIKQKKDKTDLAKVEGGYAV, encoded by the coding sequence ATGGGCTTTGTTTTAAAAGTAGAAGGGTCAGAAGCAATTGAACTAGGATTAGATAGTATTGTTGCTGTCGAGTATGAAACGGATACTCCAAATGACTCGAATGCGCGTTCTACAGATGTAGGTGCAACATTAAAAATTAAAGGGAAAATTCTTACAGCAACAGATGGTGATAATGCTGATGATACGATGAAATTAGCATTATGGTCATTAGTACCTGCAGAAAAAGCAGATTGTTACCGAAAAGTAACGCTTGAAGTTATTTCTGCTGATCAAGTAGTAAGAAAAATTAATTTCCCAAATGCATTTGTTGTTGATTACACGGAGCGTTTTGGTGATACAGAAGGTATTGGTGAATTCTTCTTATTCATTAAGCAAAAGAAAGACAAAACAGATTTAGCAAAAGTAGAAGGCGGTTACGCTGTTTAA
- a CDS encoding J domain-containing protein, translated as MKTHYDTLAVSKDASQDQIKLAYRALSKKYHPDVNGGSKDAEKIFLEVQEAYTILKNKTSREEYDLKLENSTYHTSKNVEFTNSKQTTEKKQAFNMNEMEKNFEQFFGFNPKSKEMKSNTQNGKKNPIDTSDLFERYFNKN; from the coding sequence ATGAAAACACATTATGACACTTTAGCTGTATCAAAGGATGCATCGCAGGATCAAATAAAGCTTGCCTATAGAGCACTCTCGAAAAAATATCATCCAGATGTAAACGGTGGAAGTAAGGATGCTGAAAAGATTTTTCTAGAAGTACAAGAAGCATATACGATTTTGAAAAATAAAACATCTCGAGAAGAATATGATTTAAAGCTAGAAAATTCGACCTACCATACTAGTAAAAATGTTGAATTTACAAATAGTAAGCAAACGACGGAAAAAAAACAAGCATTTAATATGAATGAGATGGAAAAGAACTTTGAGCAATTTTTTGGATTTAATCCGAAATCCAAAGAAATGAAATCGAATACTCAAAATGGAAAAAAGAATCCTATAGATACAAGTGATTTATTTGAACGTTATTTCAATAAGAATTAA
- a CDS encoding FHA domain-containing protein → MEEGKVSTSAYLENEKNQKIVKSIDIAIVVIACFFILFVFIISEDFLMKVILGSIFFIVSCIYGIILYETRNVTNSHTKIRKLVLLNNQGDEIDEWILENQTALVIGKSSRENKVDIDLSGTEYESLISLEHAVLNCVSGKWYIEDIDAINCIGIKKAHNLMKNQLKDGSPHPINSGDTLYIANTRMLVK, encoded by the coding sequence ATGGAAGAGGGAAAAGTATCAACAAGTGCATATTTAGAAAATGAGAAGAATCAAAAAATCGTAAAAAGTATAGATATCGCAATTGTAGTGATAGCGTGCTTTTTTATTTTATTTGTATTCATAATAAGTGAGGACTTTTTAATGAAAGTTATATTGGGAAGTATTTTTTTTATTGTCTCGTGTATTTATGGAATTATATTGTATGAAACAAGAAATGTAACGAATAGTCATACTAAAATTAGAAAGCTTGTACTCCTTAATAATCAAGGAGATGAAATAGATGAATGGATACTAGAAAATCAAACAGCATTAGTAATAGGAAAAAGTTCCCGAGAAAATAAGGTGGATATTGATTTAAGCGGGACAGAATATGAATCGTTAATAAGTCTAGAACATGCTGTTTTAAATTGTGTTTCTGGAAAATGGTATATCGAAGACATCGATGCGATTAACTGTATAGGAATAAAGAAGGCACACAATTTGATGAAGAATCAATTAAAGGATGGAAGTCCACACCCAATAAATAGTGGAGATACATTATATATAGCCAATACTAGAATGTTAGTGAAATAG
- a CDS encoding serine/threonine-protein kinase has protein sequence MESFEEICLKKNTILDDTYKITKVISISEISIIYLAINIYTEKVIAIKEFYPKNLALRDIDNLTVVNRLPSTKKKYEDLKKDFHNEILILQQIYHEKIVKYLSHFEENETIYIVMEYYEGITLNEYLKNTPLKDRKNINEILFIPLIDALQYIHKMGIIHRDIKPSNIIIDSNNNVHLLDFGAAVFYKNQKEFKIYTTSGYSPLEQYSKQSIQGVHTDLYSYAATLYYSLTGVLVEDISKRLINEKIKNVRYYNKEVSFLLSFIINWGLAVNFKKRCFSFTVIKITLFIDKWIK, from the coding sequence ATGGAGAGCTTCGAAGAAATTTGTTTGAAAAAAAATACAATCTTAGATGATACATATAAAATCACAAAAGTTATTTCAATCAGTGAGATTTCAATTATTTATTTAGCTATTAATATATATACAGAAAAAGTAATTGCGATTAAGGAATTCTATCCGAAAAATCTAGCACTGAGAGATATAGACAATTTAACAGTTGTTAACCGTTTACCATCTACAAAAAAAAAATATGAGGATTTAAAAAAGGATTTTCATAATGAAATCCTCATATTGCAACAAATTTATCATGAAAAGATCGTTAAGTATTTATCTCACTTTGAGGAAAATGAGACAATCTATATTGTTATGGAATATTATGAAGGCATTACATTAAATGAATATTTAAAAAATACCCCATTAAAAGATAGGAAAAATATTAATGAAATTCTATTTATTCCTCTAATAGATGCACTTCAATATATTCATAAAATGGGAATAATACATCGAGATATTAAACCTAGTAATATAATTATCGATTCAAATAACAACGTTCATTTACTTGATTTTGGCGCAGCAGTATTTTATAAAAATCAAAAAGAATTTAAAATCTATACAACCTCAGGATATTCTCCACTAGAACAATATTCTAAACAATCTATCCAAGGTGTACATACGGATTTATATAGTTACGCAGCAACATTGTACTATTCATTGACAGGTGTGCTTGTAGAAGATATATCGAAGCGTTTAATAAATGAAAAAATAAAAAATGTTCGCTACTATAACAAAGAAGTTAGTTTTTTATTATCTTTTATAATTAACTGGGGACTTGCTGTGAATTTTAAGAAAAGATGTTTTTCATTTACTGTTATAAAAATTACTTTATTTATTGATAAATGGATAAAGTAA
- a CDS encoding FHA domain-containing protein: protein MSLIRCTNGHMFSSRRHRNICPYCNVVVEQESKIANQAVAVAEVDDKTMPYLGEMDGINPVTGWLVCIEGPQLGRDYRILSEKNFIGRDEDMHIRIIGDNSISKRNHAVIVYDPKKRNFYLLPGDASGLAYLNNEAVYTPTELAAYDVIQLGRSIFLFIPLCGVHFEWENNQGGE from the coding sequence ATGAGTTTAATTAGATGCACAAATGGTCATATGTTTAGTTCAAGGAGACATCGAAATATTTGTCCTTATTGTAATGTCGTTGTAGAGCAGGAATCTAAAATAGCAAATCAAGCTGTAGCTGTGGCAGAAGTAGATGACAAAACAATGCCTTACTTAGGAGAAATGGATGGAATCAATCCCGTAACTGGATGGTTAGTATGTATCGAAGGTCCACAGTTGGGAAGAGATTATCGAATCTTATCTGAAAAGAATTTTATCGGTCGAGATGAGGATATGCATATTCGAATTATAGGGGATAATTCGATTTCAAAACGAAATCATGCAGTTATTGTTTATGACCCTAAAAAAAGGAACTTTTACCTCCTTCCTGGTGATGCTTCAGGATTAGCCTATCTTAATAATGAGGCAGTATATACCCCTACTGAGCTAGCAGCCTATGATGTTATACAGTTAGGAAGAAGTATTTTTTTATTTATACCTTTATGTGGTGTTCATTTCGAATGGGAAAACAATCAAGGTGGGGAATGA
- a CDS encoding transcriptional regulator: MEIINQTNRTMLFEEINPEKLDLITLVGDVKGIDSLSDEKIKEINQYLLVKSFDEFLDKFSPTVYSFYNAANQKVMYTLKKPEGIQEDCISEIPIDQNNDFLKMLFTLIDTKRSQGITNVDFKFENLLDMISPKKVMDDIRQVRKEIHYLHSEYEKLDDNDPKKLDTGDKLNLMFEVASKNYNNVMAMLPLAIEDIKTRLLLGANQEEATSEKLQIGTLSIGEKGELKIIEAPKPDSSELMVLSGDGNNGLSTIFEEDYEAITESQSSYVKDLVVRTFAPLPMVQNTIDVETEVQNYNTYLEFYKDAKDEFVKTVKPLVEKLLGVKMYFDQYATKNRGMQPSLIVTNSKLDMLVKSNNLPRLQAYLNTVNSKNDFTDTIWYGIVPAIELEATGKAQVSRARFKGNEKVAKLEGNTMESLSMLLDTIKDYKIQIFFNFIAEETTTFNGIATAGIDRLMDKCLPLMRKDYSEFAIPCLPNFTIIPKDKSGVVIDTRMEALENGARLSKEKEDILKLWIEGVYVGASYVAAGLASAYQCPEYLKESFRNVKKSYPGVRFDIEAGDNSLRAVTTMAKEISGFTNNIKDSINSKNFGFVFSSENAQLQGKDIKRITVYKARSLAMEEDGFDSIYKTQVSTYIERILRFQSGDFKHENIVRFFSNNPSSQKSQWINDKGFINSVIQDGDDIGYIIDEKTSLCQIDLVFNGNVKNLEVSITKGTSAVKA, from the coding sequence ATGGAGATTATTAATCAGACAAATAGAACTATGCTATTTGAAGAAATCAATCCAGAGAAATTAGATTTAATTACACTTGTTGGTGATGTAAAAGGTATTGATAGTCTAAGTGATGAAAAAATTAAAGAGATTAACCAATATTTACTAGTAAAAAGTTTTGATGAGTTTTTAGATAAATTTTCTCCGACTGTATATTCATTCTATAATGCTGCAAACCAAAAGGTTATGTATACATTAAAAAAGCCGGAGGGTATTCAAGAAGATTGTATTTCTGAAATTCCGATTGATCAAAATAATGATTTCTTAAAAATGCTTTTTACGCTGATTGATACAAAAAGAAGTCAGGGAATCACGAATGTTGATTTCAAATTTGAAAATTTATTAGATATGATTTCTCCAAAAAAAGTGATGGATGATATTCGCCAAGTACGTAAGGAAATTCATTATCTACACAGTGAGTATGAAAAATTAGATGATAATGACCCGAAGAAGTTAGATACAGGGGACAAACTAAATCTAATGTTTGAAGTAGCAAGTAAAAATTATAACAATGTCATGGCCATGTTACCTTTGGCAATCGAAGATATAAAAACTAGATTGTTATTAGGCGCTAATCAAGAAGAAGCAACGTCTGAAAAATTACAAATAGGGACGCTTTCTATTGGAGAAAAGGGTGAACTAAAAATTATCGAAGCACCTAAACCAGATAGTTCAGAGCTTATGGTCCTTTCAGGTGACGGAAATAATGGTTTAAGTACAATTTTTGAAGAAGATTATGAAGCAATTACTGAGTCACAATCTTCATATGTTAAGGATTTAGTCGTAAGAACGTTCGCCCCATTACCAATGGTTCAAAATACTATTGATGTAGAAACGGAAGTTCAAAACTATAATACATATCTAGAGTTTTATAAAGATGCCAAGGACGAATTCGTAAAAACTGTAAAGCCACTAGTTGAGAAACTGTTAGGCGTGAAAATGTATTTCGATCAATACGCAACGAAAAACAGAGGGATGCAACCATCCTTAATTGTGACGAATTCAAAGCTAGATATGCTTGTTAAAAGTAATAATCTTCCACGCTTACAAGCTTATTTAAACACTGTGAACTCTAAAAATGACTTTACAGATACGATTTGGTATGGAATTGTGCCAGCCATTGAACTAGAAGCAACTGGTAAAGCACAAGTTAGCCGAGCAAGATTTAAAGGGAACGAAAAGGTTGCAAAGCTAGAAGGAAATACAATGGAATCGCTTTCTATGTTATTAGATACGATAAAGGATTATAAAATTCAAATCTTCTTCAATTTCATAGCAGAAGAAACGACAACTTTTAACGGCATTGCAACGGCTGGTATAGATCGTCTAATGGATAAATGCCTACCTTTAATGAGAAAAGATTATAGTGAGTTCGCGATTCCTTGTTTACCGAACTTCACCATTATCCCGAAAGATAAATCTGGCGTAGTTATTGATACAAGAATGGAAGCGCTTGAAAACGGTGCACGTTTATCAAAAGAAAAAGAAGATATTTTAAAACTTTGGATTGAAGGAGTTTATGTAGGTGCTAGCTACGTAGCAGCAGGTCTTGCATCGGCTTATCAGTGCCCAGAATATTTAAAAGAGTCCTTCAGAAATGTGAAGAAATCTTACCCAGGTGTTCGATTTGATATTGAAGCGGGAGATAATTCATTAAGGGCCGTAACAACGATGGCTAAAGAAATTTCAGGTTTCACGAATAATATAAAAGATTCTATTAATAGTAAAAATTTTGGTTTTGTATTCTCTTCTGAAAATGCCCAGTTACAAGGGAAAGATATTAAAAGAATTACAGTATATAAAGCTAGAAGCTTAGCGATGGAAGAAGATGGATTTGATTCCATTTACAAAACGCAAGTAAGTACGTATATTGAGAGAATTTTACGATTCCAATCTGGTGACTTTAAACATGAGAATATTGTTCGATTCTTTAGTAACAATCCTTCAAGTCAAAAAAGTCAGTGGATCAATGATAAAGGTTTTATAAACTCTGTCATTCAAGATGGAGATGACATCGGTTACATCATCGATGAAAAAACTAGCCTATGTCAAATCGATTTAGTATTCAATGGCAATGTTAAAAACCTTGAGGTATCTATTACAAAAGGTACGAGTGCTGTCAAAGCATAA